The region CCACAGGCCCACGGGCACGCAGACCCGCAGCCCCACAGGCGCGGTCCGGCCGGCCACCGGCGGCGGGTACGCGCGGGTGCTGTTGCCCCCGTGGCACCGCGCCGGCCCAAGAGTCCGGAGCCGACGCGGCCGGCCGGTCAGCCCGGTCAGCCGGTCAGCTCGACGTCGGGCCGCCCGGACGGGTGCTCCGCCGGGCCCGTGGGAACGGCGCCCTCCACCCTGCGGGCGGCCTCGCGCGGGGAGGGCGCGACCGTGCGCTCGGACAGCGGAAGCGGGGCGGGACTCGGGTCCTCGGCGCCGAGGAAGGTCCGGCGGACCACCCGCTCGGCGGCGTGACCGTCGTCCCACGGGCAGAATCGCGCGCGGAACGCGGCACGCAGCTCCCCGGCTTCCGTGCCGTTCCAGCGGCCGCTGCGAAACGCCTCGATCAGCTCGTCCTCGTCGGTCGCGACGACCCCGGGGGTCTCACCCGGCCTTCCCGAGAGCAGGTCGAAGGTGACGCCCCGGGAGCGGACGTAAGTCTCCCAGTCGTCGGCGTAGTTGATGATCGGCCGGTCGAGGGCGGCGTAGTCGAACATGATCGACGAGTAGTCCGTGACCAGCGCGTCCGCGGCGAGGCACAGCTCCTCCACCGAAGGATGCCGGGAGACATCGATCAGCGCGCCCTGCTCCTGGAGCTGCTGGAGCCGCGGGTCCTGGTCGTAGAAGTAGTGCGTACGGACCAGCAGGACGACGTCCGGGCCGAGCGCCCTGGTGATCTTCTCCAAATCCAGCCGCGGCACATAGCCGACTTGGAAGTCGCGCACCGTCGGGGCGTAGAGGACCGCGGTGCTGCCGGGTGCGATCCCCAGCCGCGCACGGATGTCGAGCACCTCCTGGGCGCCGGTCCGGAAGAAGACGTCGTTGCGCGGATAGCCGGCGTCGACCGACTCGAAGCCGCAGGGGTAGACCCGCTCCCACTGCTCGGTGGAGTGCTGGTTGGACGAGACCGACAGGTCCCAGCGGTCGGCGCGTTCGAGCAGCTTGCGCATGCTCATGCCCTTGGCGGCGGCCGGGTACTTCTGCTGGTCGATCCCCATGCGCTTGAGCGGGGTGCCGTGGTGGGTCTGGAGGTGGACCTGGCCCGGGCGCTTGACCAGGTGGTCGGCGAAGTTGACGTTGTTCACGAAGTACGTGGCGCGCGCCATCACCTCCCAGTAGCGCGGGGAGCCGACGACGACGTGGTCCATGCCGTCCGGCAGCGTGTCCACGAGGTCCTCGCGCACCACCCACACACCGTGGAGGTGCGGCACCAGCTCCTTGGCCTTTTCGTAGACCGCGAGCGGGTTGCAGGACGGGGTGCGGTTCCAATAGGCGCTGAAGACCGCGAGGCCGGGGTCGAGGGGGCGCCGGCGCTGCATCGCGTACGACACCGACGCGGCACGCCTGCTCATGGCGCCCTGGGCCGTGCGCAGACGCTGCCGGCCGCTCTCGCGGGTGCGGTTCACCAGGCCGAGTGCCTGGAAGGCGCGGTACGAACCGCGTTCCAGCGCCTGGAACTGCCGGGCGTCGACATCCTCGGGCGGGGTGAACCCGGCCGGCTTGTGCCGCCGGTACATCGCCGCGGCCCGATGGAAGTACTCGGGCCGGTCCCCGACCGGAACGCGGCTCTCGCGCGCGCCGGTGAACAGGAAGTGACTGACCATCCGCTCGAAGAACAGCGGTCGCAGATGATCCAGATCGG is a window of Streptomyces caniferus DNA encoding:
- a CDS encoding bifunctional glycosyltransferase/CDP-glycerol:glycerophosphate glycerophosphotransferase — its product is MPETGLRSAPRFSIIVPVFNVQGFLRACLNSLLAQDFADFEVIAVDDRSPDRSGEILAEYAARDPRVITVRHEENRGIGAARNTGVDRASGDYLLFLDSDDTLTPGSLRAMADRLAGAEDPDLLLFDHVRSYWWHEVKPSAARELLAAAGAEVFRPAERTEFLQMFAVVWNRAFRRDFFVDNGFRYTDGLYEDALMVYTTMLTAERAVCLDHACVEYRQRRHGNSMKTPGRKHFTIFEQYQRLFEFLDGRPDLDHLRPLFFERMVSHFLFTGARESRVPVGDRPEYFHRAAAMYRRHKPAGFTPPEDVDARQFQALERGSYRAFQALGLVNRTRESGRQRLRTAQGAMSRRAASVSYAMQRRRPLDPGLAVFSAYWNRTPSCNPLAVYEKAKELVPHLHGVWVVREDLVDTLPDGMDHVVVGSPRYWEVMARATYFVNNVNFADHLVKRPGQVHLQTHHGTPLKRMGIDQQKYPAAAKGMSMRKLLERADRWDLSVSSNQHSTEQWERVYPCGFESVDAGYPRNDVFFRTGAQEVLDIRARLGIAPGSTAVLYAPTVRDFQVGYVPRLDLEKITRALGPDVVLLVRTHYFYDQDPRLQQLQEQGALIDVSRHPSVEELCLAADALVTDYSSIMFDYAALDRPIINYADDWETYVRSRGVTFDLLSGRPGETPGVVATDEDELIEAFRSGRWNGTEAGELRAAFRARFCPWDDGHAAERVVRRTFLGAEDPSPAPLPLSERTVAPSPREAARRVEGAVPTGPAEHPSGRPDVELTG